From Psychroflexus torquis ATCC 700755, the proteins below share one genomic window:
- a CDS encoding S41 family peptidase, with the protein MKIFTVILLSIFTLFCNAQKDTDYLTKSEIENDLKILDGILKNQSSYQGLNGFDYRKDFDNYLDQLDGTKITKSGFGLFLSKTIGKIGDRHSYIKGYDLPETLYFPLSFAPFKGKVLVLEYDKANKEYAFWNSEFPYLKSINNIPLDQILPKIIPSEQLAPKSSYSLLAIRDLRDIETVFSILNINFNLPNTLPVTLTNENGIEKVVDIKLVSDENKAYLWDERFHKKNFFLREEQLNDIEIIQQFFTIKDNIGYIQIVDMLSIDDSPVFFEYLNDFMIKAKETDALIIDVRDNGGGTRDLIQELAGYFVDPNSVYVVNATRQRGKLPLNDELKKELHNRFLFSRDELDRREQNTVDKFMTSFEPMYNLDNDKFSEYYYYIFNGQKITKDKYHYDKPICILTNERSFSAASILVSTFKGLPNIKIVGVNTDGSSGNSQRFELPNSELRGKISTMVSFQKNGKILDGIGTAPDIKIERNLDQIFLKEDHQLNRLLEILRME; encoded by the coding sequence ATGAAAATTTTCACAGTCATTTTATTATCAATTTTCACACTTTTTTGCAATGCACAAAAGGATACTGATTATCTAACGAAAAGCGAAATTGAAAACGACTTGAAAATTCTTGACGGTATTCTTAAAAACCAATCTTCATATCAAGGATTAAACGGATTTGATTACCGAAAGGATTTTGACAACTATTTAGACCAATTAGATGGAACAAAAATCACCAAATCTGGTTTTGGGTTGTTCTTATCCAAAACTATTGGAAAAATTGGCGATAGGCATTCTTATATAAAAGGTTATGATTTACCAGAAACACTCTATTTTCCCTTATCATTTGCACCATTTAAAGGCAAAGTATTAGTACTCGAATATGATAAGGCGAATAAAGAATACGCTTTTTGGAATTCAGAATTTCCGTACCTAAAATCTATAAATAATATACCACTAGACCAGATATTGCCAAAAATTATTCCTAGCGAACAGCTCGCCCCAAAAAGTTCGTATTCTCTTCTTGCAATTAGAGATCTGAGAGATATAGAGACCGTTTTTAGCATTCTAAATATCAACTTCAACTTGCCTAATACGCTTCCAGTAACGCTTACAAATGAAAACGGAATCGAGAAAGTCGTGGATATCAAATTAGTATCAGATGAGAACAAGGCTTATTTATGGGATGAGCGATTTCATAAGAAAAATTTCTTTTTGCGAGAAGAGCAGTTAAATGACATAGAGATTATCCAACAATTTTTTACGATAAAAGATAACATCGGATATATCCAGATTGTAGATATGTTGAGCATAGACGATAGCCCAGTATTTTTTGAGTATCTCAATGATTTTATGATAAAGGCAAAAGAAACTGATGCCTTAATTATAGATGTACGAGATAATGGTGGTGGAACACGTGATTTAATTCAAGAATTAGCGGGGTATTTTGTCGATCCAAATTCCGTGTATGTCGTTAACGCCACAAGGCAACGCGGCAAACTACCGTTGAATGATGAATTAAAGAAAGAGTTGCATAATCGCTTCTTATTTTCGAGAGATGAGTTGGATAGGCGAGAACAAAATACAGTGGATAAATTTATGACTTCTTTTGAGCCAATGTATAACTTGGATAATGATAAGTTTAGCGAATATTATTATTATATTTTCAATGGTCAGAAAATCACAAAAGACAAGTATCATTATGATAAGCCTATTTGTATCTTAACCAATGAAAGAAGTTTTAGCGCTGCTTCTATTCTTGTTTCAACATTTAAGGGATTACCAAACATAAAAATAGTTGGAGTGAACACTGACGGTTCGAGTGGAAACAGCCAGCGATTTGAACTACCAAATTCAGAATTACGCGGGAAAATAAGCACAATGGTTTCTTTTCAAAAAAACGGTAAAATATTAGATGGAATTGGTACAGCACCTGATATTAAAATAGAAAGGAACTTGGATCAGATATTCTTGAAAGAAGATCATCAACTAAATAGACTACTGGAAATACTAAGAATGGAATAA
- a CDS encoding helix-turn-helix domain-containing protein has protein sequence MNVKPIKSDKDYRNALERLEVIFDASIDTKEGDEAEILSLVIENYENEHYPIEAPDPIEAIKIRMEELNMRQKDLVGIIGGKSRVSEVLNRKKRLTVDMIRELERILQISASVLVNHYKLAS, from the coding sequence ATGAATGTAAAGCCAATTAAATCTGACAAAGATTACCGAAATGCTCTAGAACGTTTGGAAGTGATTTTCGATGCGTCAATTGACACAAAAGAAGGCGATGAAGCGGAAATTCTTTCATTGGTTATCGAGAATTATGAAAACGAACATTATCCAATTGAAGCACCTGACCCAATCGAAGCGATAAAAATCCGAATGGAAGAATTGAATATGCGACAAAAAGATTTAGTTGGAATTATCGGCGGGAAAAGTCGAGTATCAGAAGTCTTAAACCGTAAGAAAAGATTGACTGTTGATATGATTAGGGAATTGGAGCGAATCTTACAAATATCTGCTTCTGTGCTTGTGAACCACTATAAACTCGCGAGTTGA
- a CDS encoding type II toxin-antitoxin system HigB family toxin gives MKRIIAKSTLREYWEIHADSEQYLKTWYDTTKSAKWFSPNDVKQTYINASILKYSRVVFNIKGNSYRLIVKFNYEKQWAFIRFISTHAEYDKINADTI, from the coding sequence ATGAAACGAATAATTGCAAAAAGTACACTTCGGGAATATTGGGAAATACACGCTGATTCCGAACAGTATTTGAAAACTTGGTATGATACCACCAAAAGTGCCAAATGGTTTTCACCAAATGATGTAAAACAAACTTACATCAACGCAAGCATTCTAAAATATAGTCGAGTAGTTTTCAATATTAAAGGAAATTCTTACAGACTAATTGTAAAGTTCAATTATGAAAAGCAATGGGCATTTATTCGTTTTATCAGCACACATGCTGAATATGACAAAATAAATGCAGACACGATTTAA
- the tnpB gene encoding IS66 family insertion sequence element accessory protein TnpB (TnpB, as the term is used for proteins encoded by IS66 family insertion elements, is considered an accessory protein, since TnpC, encoded by a neighboring gene, is a DDE family transposase.), with amino-acid sequence MFSLGSSHCYHFYLKPCDMRKSFHGLSGLVRNELNREPTSGDVFVFLNRNRTHLKLLHWERGGFVLYYKRLERGSFTPPAIREGQTSFSWPQLVLMIEGITVKKSVQKLRYSH; translated from the coding sequence ATGTTCTCGCTAGGTTCTTCCCATTGTTATCACTTTTACCTCAAGCCCTGTGATATGCGTAAATCCTTCCATGGCCTAAGCGGACTGGTAAGAAATGAACTGAATAGGGAGCCCACAAGTGGCGATGTGTTCGTTTTTCTTAACCGGAATCGCACCCATCTGAAGCTCCTTCATTGGGAACGGGGCGGCTTTGTTTTATACTATAAACGCCTGGAGCGGGGAAGCTTCACTCCACCTGCAATAAGGGAAGGCCAGACTAGTTTCAGCTGGCCGCAACTGGTGCTGATGATCGAGGGTATTACGGTTAAAAAAAGTGTTCAGAAACTGCGCTATTCACACTAG
- a CDS encoding IS66-like element ISPto8 family transposase, translated as MQNALENLTKDQLLSLLQKKGKDVEKAHYKILDLEFQLAQYKRIVHGQKRERFEGDKDQMSLPFEMEPEIAQRQEEEVKEKLTYERRKRKSAHKGRVPLPQHLPVEEIKIYPEGDLSDMVCIGEEITEELEYEPSKYYIKRYIRYKYAPRNKEGVVIGALPERVIEKGIPGAGLLASILVDKYEDHLPLYRQLQRFKRADIPIASSTLEGWTRQSLKILDILYQHLLEDIRSKGYLQADESPIKVIDKKKKGTTHQGYYWVYHCPIDKTVLFDYQSGRSAQAAAHVLSGFKGYLQSDGYSVYDKIGKREGVTHLNCWAHARREFDKARDNDKLKAEIALTFIQKLYKVEAKARENNLNPKERKKLRLDESLGIIDEFGKWMVNQLKDHHILPKSTIGKAMSYSLNRWDQLSAYLYDGVLEIDNNLTENAIRKLALGRKNYLFAGSHDAAQRGAIMYSFFAICKKHEVNPYQWLKYTLENIMSINHKNIKDLYPQNYKKLQNT; from the coding sequence ATGCAAAATGCCCTGGAAAACCTTACTAAAGACCAACTTTTGAGCCTACTTCAGAAGAAGGGAAAGGATGTTGAAAAGGCACACTATAAGATCTTGGATTTGGAGTTTCAACTGGCTCAGTACAAACGGATTGTTCACGGACAGAAAAGAGAACGCTTCGAGGGTGATAAGGATCAAATGAGCCTTCCCTTTGAGATGGAGCCAGAAATAGCACAAAGGCAGGAAGAAGAAGTAAAGGAAAAGCTTACCTATGAGCGCCGAAAAAGGAAATCTGCTCATAAAGGTCGAGTACCGCTTCCGCAGCATCTTCCCGTGGAAGAAATCAAGATCTACCCTGAGGGCGATTTAAGCGATATGGTCTGTATTGGAGAAGAAATCACCGAGGAATTAGAATATGAGCCTTCCAAATATTACATCAAACGCTACATCCGCTATAAATACGCTCCTCGGAATAAAGAAGGAGTTGTAATAGGAGCGCTTCCAGAGCGAGTTATTGAAAAAGGAATACCGGGAGCCGGGCTTTTAGCTTCCATTCTGGTCGATAAGTATGAAGACCATCTCCCTCTTTACCGCCAGCTTCAGCGTTTTAAAAGAGCTGATATTCCTATTGCCTCTTCCACTTTGGAAGGCTGGACCAGGCAAAGCCTTAAAATATTGGATATTCTTTATCAGCATTTGCTGGAAGATATTCGGTCAAAGGGGTATCTCCAGGCCGATGAGTCCCCCATCAAAGTCATCGATAAGAAAAAGAAAGGCACCACCCATCAGGGATACTACTGGGTGTACCATTGTCCTATAGATAAAACGGTGCTTTTTGATTATCAGTCGGGGCGCAGCGCCCAGGCTGCAGCGCATGTATTATCAGGATTTAAGGGCTACCTGCAAAGTGATGGGTATTCTGTTTATGATAAAATTGGAAAACGCGAAGGGGTTACTCACCTTAATTGCTGGGCTCATGCCCGAAGGGAATTTGATAAAGCCCGGGACAATGATAAACTAAAGGCAGAGATAGCGCTTACTTTTATCCAGAAGCTCTACAAAGTCGAGGCTAAGGCACGGGAGAATAATTTAAATCCAAAAGAGCGAAAAAAGCTTCGGCTGGACGAGTCCTTGGGGATCATTGATGAATTTGGAAAATGGATGGTAAACCAGCTAAAGGATCACCATATCCTGCCAAAAAGCACAATAGGTAAAGCTATGAGTTACAGCCTGAACCGGTGGGACCAGCTCAGTGCCTATTTATATGATGGGGTTCTCGAGATAGATAATAATCTCACTGAAAATGCTATAAGAAAATTAGCTTTGGGACGTAAGAACTATCTCTTTGCAGGCTCTCACGATGCGGCACAACGAGGGGCAATTATGTATTCCTTCTTTGCAATCTGTAAAAAACACGAGGTGAACCCTTATCAGTGGTTAAAGTACACTTTGGAAAATATTATGTCCATCAACCACAAGAATATTAAAGATTTGTATCCCCAGAATTACAAAAAACTACAGAATACATAA
- a CDS encoding carboxypeptidase-like regulatory domain-containing protein gives MRKIILLLLLISSKSYSQETYKGSIVDKNSKETLSYVNIGVVGKSIGTVSNNKGGFQIELNEKYDNDTLKISSIGYKPLIFKVSNFKTIILNNPSIQLEEEISNLQEVVVSSRKLKEKILGNKTTSKRISGGFSSNNLGNEIGIKIKIKKSPTYIEDFNVSIVKNEYDTLKFRLNFYDLKNGLPNKSLLKENIIIVSQIKEGILTVDLRDYDIVVYEDFFVTLEWIENLGDEFGLSFSAGFLGSPIIFKKTSQDYWQKKGAVSIGFNVTVKY, from the coding sequence ATGCGAAAAATTATATTACTACTTCTTCTTATTTCATCGAAATCATATTCTCAAGAAACATATAAGGGAAGTATAGTAGATAAGAATTCTAAAGAGACTCTGTCTTATGTTAATATAGGGGTTGTTGGAAAAAGCATTGGAACAGTCTCCAATAATAAAGGAGGCTTTCAAATTGAACTGAATGAAAAATACGATAACGATACATTGAAAATTTCATCGATCGGTTATAAACCTCTGATCTTTAAAGTATCTAATTTTAAAACTATAATTCTCAATAATCCAAGTATTCAACTGGAAGAAGAAATCAGTAATTTACAAGAGGTTGTTGTTTCAAGTAGAAAATTAAAAGAAAAAATTCTTGGAAATAAAACTACTTCTAAAAGAATTAGCGGTGGATTCTCATCAAACAATTTAGGTAATGAAATCGGCATAAAAATTAAAATTAAGAAAAGCCCAACTTACATTGAAGATTTCAATGTCTCTATTGTCAAAAATGAGTACGATACTCTTAAGTTTAGGCTCAATTTTTATGATTTGAAAAATGGATTACCCAATAAAAGTCTTTTGAAAGAGAACATCATAATTGTCAGTCAAATTAAAGAAGGTATACTTACTGTTGATCTTCGTGATTATGACATTGTAGTCTATGAGGATTTCTTTGTCACTTTGGAGTGGATTGAAAATTTAGGGGATGAATTTGGGCTGTCTTTCTCCGCAGGGTTTTTAGGGAGTCCTATAATTTTCAAGAAGACTAGTCAAGATTATTGGCAAAAAAAGGGAGCTGTAAGTATAGGATTTAATGTAACGGTTAAGTATTAA
- the tnpA gene encoding IS66 family insertion sequence element accessory protein TnpA has protein sequence MSKHEEMYKLVTEYQSSGLSSKAFSKERGISPSTFSYWIRKKKEEDHPGGFVEVDTGLKSSASAMEFIYPNGVKLQMSSPDLALIARLVKLY, from the coding sequence ATGAGCAAACACGAAGAAATGTACAAATTGGTAACGGAATATCAAAGTAGTGGCCTTTCGTCAAAAGCCTTTAGCAAAGAAAGAGGGATCAGCCCTTCTACTTTTAGTTACTGGATACGCAAAAAGAAAGAGGAAGATCACCCGGGCGGTTTTGTGGAAGTAGACACTGGATTGAAATCTTCAGCCAGTGCCATGGAATTTATTTACCCCAATGGGGTCAAGCTTCAAATGAGTTCACCGGATCTGGCATTAATTGCAAGGTTAGTAAAACTTTACTAA
- a CDS encoding cation transporter — translation MKKTIFEITKMDCPSEENLIRMKLDGISSIANLDFDIVNRKLIVFHTGEIDQIEKSVIELNLGGKKISTEKTDQTDFKKNQNQKKLLWSVLIINFAFFIIEMTTGLISKSIGLVADSLDMLADSFVYGISLFAVGGTLIKKKRIAKLAGYFQITLAIIGFLEVLRRFFGDKELPDFSTMIIVSIFALIANGICLYILQKSKSKEEAHMKASMIFTSNDVIINLGVIVAGILVNYLSSNKPDLIIGTIVFVLVIQGAFRILKLSK, via the coding sequence TTGAAAAAAACGATATTTGAAATTACCAAAATGGACTGTCCGTCAGAGGAAAATCTAATCCGAATGAAATTGGACGGAATTTCGAGTATTGCGAATTTAGACTTTGATATTGTAAACCGAAAATTGATCGTTTTTCACACTGGAGAAATTGACCAAATCGAAAAGTCTGTTATCGAGCTGAACTTAGGTGGGAAAAAAATTTCAACGGAAAAAACTGACCAAACGGATTTTAAAAAAAACCAAAACCAAAAAAAACTACTTTGGTCTGTACTTATAATCAATTTCGCCTTTTTCATTATCGAAATGACAACAGGACTGATTTCAAAATCTATAGGACTCGTTGCGGATAGCTTGGATATGCTTGCGGACAGTTTTGTGTACGGAATTAGTTTGTTTGCGGTTGGGGGAACGCTAATAAAGAAAAAACGAATTGCGAAACTTGCTGGATATTTTCAAATAACACTTGCGATTATTGGATTTTTAGAAGTTTTAAGGAGATTTTTCGGAGACAAGGAACTTCCCGATTTTTCAACAATGATTATCGTTTCGATTTTTGCTCTTATAGCAAACGGAATTTGTCTTTACATTTTACAAAAGTCAAAAAGTAAAGAAGAAGCACATATGAAAGCGAGTATGATTTTCACCTCAAATGACGTGATTATCAACTTAGGAGTAATTGTAGCAGGAATTTTAGTAAATTATTTGAGTTCTAATAAACCTGATTTGATTATTGGGACAATCGTTTTTGTTTTGGTTATTCAAGGAGCGTTTCGAATACTGAAATTGAGCAAGTGA